In Triticum aestivum cultivar Chinese Spring chromosome 5B, IWGSC CS RefSeq v2.1, whole genome shotgun sequence, the following proteins share a genomic window:
- the LOC123113085 gene encoding trihelix transcription factor ASIL2 — MDGLPDAAPPAPAPQQQPKRDEWSESGISRLLEAYEAKWLLRNRAKLKWSDWVDIAHDVSAHCSSSDHASKPGAAAGGTAKTPNQCKNKVESMKKRYRAESAAATRAGVAGAASASGGPSWRFFGRMDGLLKGPAAGCSGQPQAQPEPSNDGIVQPRAPLKAEPEADAEADTALQQPPDTAGPPGALSELLNADANGSATVKAEKTVDQATHKETSRAADSDAANVSSPRSKEVEAEANDDGAEEAWDAPGRKRKGPELDVARSIELLASSFVKIERARLEVYRDTERMRAEAEVKRGEMELRRTEIMAKTQLQIARLFAKRLKECVGGNGGSSSQVDTLAKKGENGSG, encoded by the exons ATGGACGGCCTCCCCGAcgcggcgccgcccgcgccggcgccgcAGCAGCAGCCGAAGCGCGACGAGTGGAGCGAGAGCGGCATCTCGCGCCTGCTCGAGGCCTACGAGGCCAAGTGGCTGCTCCGCAACCGGGCCAAGCTCAAGTGGAGCGACTGGGTCGACATCGCCCACGACGTCTCCGCCCACTGCTCCTCCTCCGACCACGCCTCCAAGCCCGGCGCCGCTGCCGGGGGCACCGCCAAGACCCCCAACCAGTGCAAGAACAAGGTCGAGTCCATGAAGAAGCGCTACCGGGCCGAGTCGGCCGCCGCCACGCGCGCCGGAGTAGCCGGGGCAGCCAGCGCCTCCGGTGGCCCGTCGTGGCGCTTCTTCGGCCGCATGGACGGGCTGCTCAAGGGGCCGGCCGCCGGCTGCTCTGGCCAGCCGCAGGCGCAACCGGAGCCGAGTAACGATGGCATCGTCCAGCCGCGAGCACCGCTGAAAGCAGAGccggaggccgacgccgaagcagACACCGCCCTCCAGCAGCCGCCGGACACCGCAGGGCCGCCCGGGGCGCTCTCCGAGCTACTCAACGCAGACGCCAACGGCTCCGCGACCGTGAAGGCCGAGAAGACCGTCGATCAGGCCACGCACAAGGAGACCAGCAGGGCGGCGGACAGCGACGCCGCAAATGTGAGCTCTCCGCGGAGcaaggaggtggaggcggaggcgaacgACGACGGCGCCGAGGAGGCCTGGGACGCGCCGGGGAGGAAGCGGAAGGGCCCTGAGCTGGACGTCGCGAGGAGCATCGAGCTGCTGGCGAGCTCGTTCGTGAAGATCGAGCGGGCCAGGCTGGAGGTGTACCGGGACACGGAGCGGATGAGGGCCGAGGCCGAGGTGAAGAGGGGCGAGATGGAGCTGAGGAGGACGGAGATCATGGCCAAGACGCAGCTGCAGATCGCCAGGCTCTTCGCCAAGCGGCTCAAGGAGTGCGTCGGCGGTAACGGCGGCAGCTCGTCTCAAGTGGACACGCTTGCCAAGAAAGGCGAAAATG GTTCAGGGTGA